In a single window of the bacterium genome:
- a CDS encoding glycosyltransferase: MSLDEIRVGVQPIERLRSIIPDAEISEALASAERAARRLSKRVVWNINSTAVGGGVAEMLPSLLGYTRALGIDTRWLVIDGNPDFFRVTKRLHHALHGQNGDGSPLGDAERRIYEDTLRSSAIELQALVGPGDVVILHDPQTAGLAPYLTDRGIRLVWRCHIGSDTASPEGERGWAFLAPYLACVPHFVFSRAGYVPEICDHGKSRIIHPSIDPLSAKNQELSEDTVHTILVHTGLIEGPPPAGGSHAFERHDGSPGRVARRADVVRCGRAPSWETPLIVQVSRWDPLKDMAGVMEGFSRLLQRVGVPNPALVLAGPDVKAVADDPEGAAIFEDVVARWRELPEPIREHIHLANLPTEDVQENAAIVNALQRHASVVVQKSLKEGFGLTVTEAMWKGRPVVASAIGGIQDQIQDGLSGILLRDPTDLDALADALQELLADPARAAKIGDAAREQVREKFLGIGHLLKYARLFEEIEAE, encoded by the coding sequence GTGAGTCTCGATGAAATTCGCGTCGGTGTGCAACCTATCGAACGGTTGCGCTCCATCATTCCCGACGCTGAGATCAGCGAAGCGCTGGCCTCGGCGGAGCGGGCCGCACGTCGGCTTTCGAAGCGCGTCGTGTGGAATATCAACTCCACGGCGGTTGGCGGCGGAGTTGCGGAGATGCTGCCGTCCCTGCTCGGCTACACCCGCGCCCTCGGCATCGATACGCGCTGGCTCGTGATCGACGGAAACCCGGACTTCTTCCGCGTCACCAAGCGTCTCCACCATGCGCTGCACGGCCAGAACGGCGATGGCTCGCCGCTCGGCGATGCCGAGCGGCGCATCTACGAAGACACGCTCCGCTCCAGTGCCATCGAGCTGCAGGCGTTGGTCGGGCCCGGTGATGTGGTCATACTCCACGATCCCCAGACGGCGGGTCTGGCGCCCTACTTGACCGACCGAGGCATCCGGTTGGTCTGGCGTTGCCATATCGGCAGCGACACCGCCAGCCCCGAGGGCGAACGCGGCTGGGCCTTCCTGGCGCCCTACCTGGCATGCGTGCCGCATTTCGTGTTTTCCCGCGCGGGCTATGTGCCCGAAATCTGTGACCACGGCAAGTCGAGGATCATCCACCCGAGCATCGACCCGCTCTCGGCCAAGAACCAGGAGCTTTCGGAGGACACCGTTCATACGATCCTGGTCCACACGGGGCTGATCGAAGGACCACCCCCCGCCGGAGGCAGCCACGCCTTCGAGCGCCACGACGGATCACCGGGTCGAGTGGCCCGACGCGCGGACGTCGTGCGCTGCGGGCGGGCACCGAGCTGGGAGACTCCGCTGATCGTGCAGGTCTCGCGTTGGGACCCACTCAAGGACATGGCCGGCGTGATGGAGGGCTTTTCGCGGCTCCTCCAGCGCGTGGGCGTGCCCAACCCGGCGCTCGTGCTCGCGGGCCCCGACGTCAAGGCCGTAGCGGACGATCCGGAAGGTGCGGCCATCTTCGAGGACGTCGTCGCCCGCTGGCGCGAGCTTCCCGAGCCGATTCGCGAGCACATCCACCTCGCCAACCTGCCGACGGAAGACGTGCAGGAGAACGCCGCCATCGTGAACGCGCTCCAGCGCCACGCCTCCGTGGTGGTGCAGAAGAGCCTGAAGGAGGGATTCGGACTCACCGTGACGGAGGCCATGTGGAAGGGTCGGCCCGTCGTCGCAAGTGCCATCGGCGGCATCCAGGACCAGATCCAGGACGGCCTTTCCGGCATTCTGCTCCGGGACCCGACCGATCTCGACGCCCTCGCCGACGCATTGCAGGAGCTGCTTGCCGACCCTGCCCGCGCAGCCAAGATCGGTGATGCCGCACGAGAACAGGTGCGAGAGAAATTCCTCGGGATTGGCCACCTGCTCAAGTACGCACGGCTCTTCGAGGAGATCGAGGCGGAGTAG
- a CDS encoding acyl-CoA dehydrogenase, whose amino-acid sequence MPPGLDAPDLEIVLESLQDFAKQRFSEELLLDHDARDEMPEDLVREMCGPELGIQLLFVPEEYGGMGGGAFDVYRCCEELARVDVGVATALLATFLGSDPIRVGGTPEQRALWLGRIAEDGVLMAYGATEPEAGSDLAALRTTATPVEEDGQVAGYRLNGRKQWISNGGVAEVSTVLANAPGGPTWFVVEAGTEGFGHERPEDKHGIRLSNTAALTLDDVFVPASQRVGEAEGQGLQQAVAVFGFTRLMVAAFGLGAGWAALDRAIAYSLDRVQAGSPLAEKSGYTHKLIVPHVVRLEAGRAFIEETAASLDELEDSKGQLVVEGAIAKYLATEAGVAAADAAIQALGGYGYTREYMVEKIRRDVRITTIYEGTSEIMEMSIARDRWQQHLKTRGAYYHDRAQALEKLEASVSGCGAAAAALACHALAEIFERARLARLTRSQHVLFRLGELVARTEGAGALARRAAGAATNSLSDKADGRFGPEALAAVARSYAREAALEVGVGGLRWVIGGAELSDQEVAEFERALGAHSIHQVQRGALRDLDIIADALYGRTSASQKDLK is encoded by the coding sequence ATGCCCCCCGGTCTCGACGCGCCTGATCTCGAAATCGTCCTGGAATCACTCCAGGACTTCGCCAAGCAGCGGTTCAGCGAAGAGTTGTTGCTGGATCACGACGCTCGCGACGAGATGCCCGAAGATCTGGTCCGCGAGATGTGCGGCCCCGAGCTTGGCATCCAGCTGTTGTTCGTACCGGAGGAGTACGGCGGCATGGGTGGGGGAGCCTTCGACGTCTACCGCTGTTGCGAGGAGCTGGCCCGCGTCGATGTCGGTGTCGCGACCGCGCTGCTGGCCACCTTCCTGGGCAGCGATCCCATCCGGGTGGGAGGCACGCCGGAGCAGCGGGCGCTCTGGCTCGGCCGCATCGCCGAGGACGGCGTCCTGATGGCGTACGGGGCCACCGAGCCCGAGGCCGGCAGCGATCTCGCGGCCCTTCGCACCACAGCCACACCCGTCGAGGAGGACGGCCAGGTCGCAGGCTACCGGTTGAATGGCCGCAAGCAGTGGATCAGCAACGGCGGCGTGGCGGAGGTGTCCACGGTGCTGGCCAACGCCCCCGGAGGGCCGACCTGGTTCGTGGTGGAGGCCGGTACCGAGGGCTTTGGCCACGAGCGGCCCGAGGATAAACACGGTATCCGGCTCAGCAATACGGCCGCGCTGACCCTCGACGACGTGTTCGTCCCCGCATCCCAGCGGGTAGGCGAGGCAGAGGGGCAGGGATTGCAGCAGGCGGTGGCCGTGTTCGGTTTCACGCGGCTGATGGTGGCCGCGTTCGGCCTTGGCGCGGGCTGGGCCGCCCTGGATCGCGCCATCGCCTACTCGCTCGACCGGGTGCAGGCGGGCTCGCCGCTCGCGGAGAAGTCGGGCTACACGCACAAGCTCATCGTGCCCCACGTCGTGCGTCTCGAGGCGGGTCGTGCCTTCATCGAGGAGACTGCCGCTTCTCTCGACGAGCTCGAGGATTCCAAGGGCCAGCTGGTGGTCGAGGGTGCCATCGCCAAGTACCTGGCCACGGAGGCGGGCGTGGCGGCGGCCGATGCCGCCATCCAGGCCCTCGGTGGCTACGGCTACACCCGGGAGTACATGGTGGAGAAGATCCGCCGGGACGTGCGCATCACCACGATCTACGAAGGCACCTCCGAGATCATGGAGATGAGCATCGCCCGGGATCGTTGGCAGCAGCACCTGAAGACGCGGGGCGCGTACTACCACGATCGGGCCCAGGCGCTGGAGAAGCTGGAGGCCTCGGTGTCCGGCTGTGGGGCCGCGGCTGCGGCATTGGCCTGCCACGCGCTGGCAGAGATCTTCGAGCGGGCGCGGTTGGCCAGGCTCACTCGCAGCCAGCACGTGCTCTTCCGTCTGGGTGAGCTGGTGGCGCGTACCGAGGGCGCCGGCGCGTTGGCGCGCAGAGCTGCGGGTGCGGCAACGAACTCCCTGTCCGACAAGGCGGACGGTCGCTTCGGGCCCGAAGCGTTGGCTGCGGTGGCGCGCAGCTACGCGCGCGAGGCCGCCCTCGAAGTGGGCGTTGGCGGCCTGCGCTGGGTGATCGGGGGGGCGGAACTCTCCGACCAGGAGGTCGCCGAGTTCGAGCGCGCCCTGGGTGCGCACTCCATTCATCAGGTCCAGCGCGGGGCGCTGCGTGACCTGGATATCATTGCCGATGCCCTCTACGGGCGGACGTCGGCTAGCCAGAAGGATCTGAAATGA
- a CDS encoding SDR family NAD(P)-dependent oxidoreductase, whose translation MTESADRAIAIVGVSAILPDAPDVASFWSNIKAGRYSIGEVPPERWDPALYYDADPSVPGKTYSQIGGFVREWEWEPMKWKLPIPPKVADAMDDAQKWAVACARAVLADYGYPERPLDKKRTAVIVGTAMAGDLHYWTSLPIFFPEYARALGEAPSFAELQEDVREAITAQLHDRMVERFPEVSEDSMPGELANCIAGRIANLFDLHGPNFICDAACASALAAIDAAHEGLVTGEYDTALVGGVDRNMGPAPFVKFCKIGALSATGTRPYAAGADGFVMGEGAAFFLLKRLPDAEAAGDSIYAVLRGVGGASDGRGKGITAPNPVGQRLALERAWADAGLSPATAGMVEGHGTSTRVGDVVEVETMQAVFSGPDLAPRSIALGSVKSNIGHLKGAAGAAGLLKAVLALHEKVLPPSLNFDKPNPNLDFDKGPLYVNTELKPWDTPPDGVRRAGVSAFGFGGTNFHAVLEEHVPGLLESRRGAGEQARGAGTAGTTTVELRAPLRGAVVLGASDEAGLLARLDTLRQEADAGRTPPLQAPVEADLRADHRLAIAYADAGELAAKATRARKALEAEPDARAPMLRALRAQGVFLGHGEPGRVAFLYTGQGSQYVNMLSDLRASESVVRRTFAEADRVLTPLLDGTPLSQILFVEPGDEAATKAAEQQLRQTEITQPAVLTVDAALTRLLAEYGLTPDLVMGHSLGEYGALVAAGALPFEDALEAVSARGREMADLTIDDNGLMAAVFAPLEEIEAVVAETDGNVVVANLNSTSQAVIGGATAAVERAVAALQAAGHQVVGLPVSHAFHTSIVAPVSVPLRRTLERLRLASPTLPLIGNVDGKPYPMGPDVVPEMIDRLASQVASPVQFVKGLETLYEMGARVFVEVGPKKALHGFAEDVLAARDDVVTLFTNHPKVGDVASFDQALCGLWAAGLGLGRDAVASRPAASSAASAAMSASMAPIASSTPPVVAPVGEARYAELGKLFSEFLERGSRILHSDDGPRSTAPPVVSGAGLGLPGRENVFDDGNVQHILDGEQEIDLIPTRFRHAMLDKNITRLVKSEGEPHFEAIGSSSEVIKLAARAGHHDLAEEFGVPRERTLALDVTTKLAMGAGLEAMRDAGLPLVMRYRTTTKGTKLPDRWMLPEDLRDETGVIFASAFPGYDSFADELNRYHADHARTQREELLRELLGRAREEGSASQVLATEIERRLHELAEEQAEEAYEFDRRFLFRVLPMAHAQFAEYVGARGPNTHVNSACASTTQAFALAEDWIAAGRCRRVVVIGADDVTTDQLLEWVGSGFLATGAAATDDVVEEAALPFDRRRHGMILGMGAVGIVIEAPACLQERGLRPICDVLSTVTANSAFHGTRLDVQHIAGVMERLVAQAEHRAGLDRRAIARELLFVSHETYTPARGGSASAEVEALRHVFGDAAAEIVVANTKGLTGHPMGVGIEDVVAVKALETGTVPPVPNYREPDPDLGPLHLSRGGSYPVRYALRLGAGFGSQISMSLLRWAPTPDGSRPCADELGYETRLEDASAYRNWLARVTGHDEAEAERVGRTLRVRDVGAPTGFVSAAPAAVAIAPAPETSRVAEPASSAPTTTAEGEEAAILERVLAIVAKATGYPTDMLDPDLDLEADLGIDTVKQAETFAAIREGWDIPRDENLKLRDYPTIAHAVQFVVERMPESARGDAPPAGSPPASASTASAEGEEAAILERVLAIVAKATGYPTDMLDPDLDLEADLGIDTVKQAETFAAIREGWDIPRDENLKLRDYPTIAHAVQFVLDRKAGDAGAPAKSSPDASEAKASKDPGAPTRATAAASDALRPPRGVDEAGMAQLRRVPVIALRPELERCKETGIALTAGDRVALLADAGGVGEALASRLTERKVEVIGLDAQADGAALVRKLAKLRAKGPIAGLYWLPALDPAGDPDEIGLAEWRASLDARVKRLVGVARELYDDLGETGRFLVAATRMGGRHGLGGEPLPAPEGGAVAGFVKAFGRERPAALSKVVDFAGNAGPEEVAEALLAETLRDPGTVEVGIAAGVRAGVALDERPSEDGGGLALDSKSVFWVTGAAGSIVSAIVADLAAGVGGGVFHLLDLAPAPDLEDPDVLRFGTDRDGLRREIMERMRAKGGRVTPVQVERELSRIERVHAAAVAVQAVRTAGGEAHWHTLDLTDGEAVAKLGEELLSGGGSVDVLIHAAGLERSRALPDKTDDEFDLVFDVKCDGWFNLIRALRGTQVRATVAFSSISGRFGNAGQTDYSAANDLLCKFASHISAVRPGTRALAIDWTAWSGIGMASRGSIPEVMARAGIDMLSPEAGIPIVRQELLGSSRCGEVLIAGALGVMEAERDPTGGLSVEKERSLGALGLQITGLAGGGIVRAEALLQPDDQPFLDHHRIEGTPVLPGVMGLEAFAELASAIAPDRHVVVAFEDVSFLAPFKFYRDEPRKILLEARMAPAKEGDGWIAHCRMLGERMLPGRDEPQVTVHFRASVRLAAEPPTEESVAVPKGEPRVGVDTIYQLYFHGPAYRVLAGAFGDGERVVGCMAQELPAHHHPEDSPLASRPLLLELCFQAAGLGEMAGTGRMALPSAIARVELPHDPPSPGEELRAVVEEGGKDAFVVDANGRVRLRMRGYATTALPGELPDALRDPLRSGLKEQG comes from the coding sequence ATGACCGAGTCTGCGGACCGCGCGATCGCGATCGTCGGCGTCAGCGCCATTCTGCCGGATGCACCGGACGTGGCGAGCTTCTGGTCGAACATCAAGGCCGGCCGCTACTCCATTGGCGAGGTCCCCCCCGAGCGCTGGGATCCGGCGCTCTACTACGACGCCGACCCGTCGGTTCCAGGCAAGACCTACAGCCAGATCGGCGGCTTCGTTCGCGAGTGGGAGTGGGAGCCCATGAAGTGGAAGCTTCCCATCCCGCCGAAGGTCGCGGATGCGATGGACGATGCGCAGAAGTGGGCCGTTGCCTGCGCGCGAGCGGTGCTGGCAGACTATGGGTACCCGGAGAGGCCGCTCGACAAGAAGCGGACTGCGGTGATCGTTGGCACGGCCATGGCGGGAGACCTTCACTATTGGACGTCCCTGCCGATCTTCTTTCCGGAGTACGCGCGCGCGCTCGGGGAGGCACCTTCCTTCGCCGAGCTGCAGGAGGATGTCCGCGAGGCCATCACGGCTCAGCTCCACGATCGCATGGTCGAGCGCTTTCCGGAGGTCAGCGAGGACAGCATGCCGGGCGAGCTGGCCAACTGCATCGCCGGACGCATCGCCAACCTCTTCGACCTGCACGGGCCCAACTTCATCTGCGATGCCGCTTGCGCGTCTGCGCTGGCTGCCATCGATGCGGCCCACGAAGGGCTGGTGACTGGCGAGTACGACACCGCGCTGGTGGGCGGCGTCGATCGCAACATGGGCCCTGCGCCGTTCGTGAAGTTCTGCAAGATCGGTGCGCTCTCGGCCACTGGCACACGCCCCTATGCAGCGGGCGCTGACGGCTTCGTGATGGGGGAGGGCGCCGCCTTTTTCCTGCTCAAACGCTTGCCGGACGCCGAGGCCGCGGGCGATTCCATCTACGCGGTACTACGCGGGGTCGGTGGCGCCAGCGACGGGCGCGGCAAGGGCATCACCGCACCGAACCCCGTGGGCCAGCGCCTCGCCCTCGAGCGCGCCTGGGCCGACGCGGGTCTCTCGCCGGCCACGGCCGGAATGGTCGAAGGCCATGGCACATCGACCCGAGTGGGCGATGTGGTCGAGGTGGAGACGATGCAAGCCGTATTTTCGGGGCCGGATCTCGCGCCACGCTCGATTGCGCTGGGCTCCGTGAAATCGAACATCGGTCACCTGAAGGGCGCGGCCGGCGCCGCCGGGCTGCTGAAGGCGGTGCTCGCGCTGCACGAGAAGGTGTTGCCCCCCAGTCTGAATTTCGACAAGCCGAACCCGAACCTGGATTTCGACAAGGGTCCGCTCTACGTCAACACGGAGCTCAAGCCATGGGACACTCCGCCGGACGGTGTGCGCCGCGCGGGTGTGAGTGCCTTCGGCTTCGGTGGTACGAACTTCCACGCGGTTCTGGAAGAACACGTACCGGGTCTCCTTGAAAGTCGCAGAGGAGCTGGTGAGCAGGCGCGCGGCGCGGGAACCGCCGGGACGACGACGGTGGAGTTGCGCGCGCCCTTGCGCGGCGCCGTCGTGCTCGGCGCAAGCGACGAAGCGGGCCTTCTGGCGCGCCTCGACACCCTTCGCCAGGAGGCTGATGCGGGCCGCACGCCCCCGCTGCAGGCGCCTGTCGAGGCTGATTTGCGGGCTGACCACCGGCTCGCGATCGCATATGCCGATGCGGGCGAGCTGGCCGCCAAGGCGACACGGGCGCGCAAGGCACTCGAAGCCGAGCCGGACGCCCGGGCGCCGATGCTGCGGGCGCTGCGTGCCCAGGGCGTCTTCCTGGGGCACGGCGAGCCGGGCCGCGTCGCCTTCCTCTACACGGGTCAGGGCTCGCAGTACGTGAACATGTTGAGCGACCTGCGTGCGAGCGAGTCCGTGGTCCGCCGGACGTTCGCCGAGGCCGACCGGGTTCTGACGCCTCTGTTGGACGGAACCCCACTCAGCCAGATCCTGTTCGTCGAGCCAGGCGATGAGGCTGCGACGAAGGCGGCGGAGCAGCAGCTCCGTCAGACGGAGATCACCCAGCCCGCCGTGCTGACTGTGGATGCGGCGCTGACCCGGTTGCTGGCGGAGTACGGCCTGACACCCGACCTGGTGATGGGACATAGCCTCGGCGAGTACGGAGCGCTGGTGGCCGCTGGTGCGCTGCCCTTCGAAGACGCCCTCGAAGCGGTGAGCGCCAGAGGCCGGGAGATGGCGGACCTCACGATCGACGACAACGGGCTCATGGCGGCCGTGTTTGCGCCGCTCGAGGAGATCGAGGCCGTCGTCGCCGAAACCGATGGCAACGTGGTCGTCGCCAACCTCAACAGCACCTCCCAGGCCGTGATCGGTGGAGCCACGGCAGCCGTGGAGCGTGCCGTGGCCGCCCTCCAGGCGGCGGGTCACCAGGTGGTGGGGCTGCCAGTGAGCCATGCCTTCCACACCAGCATCGTGGCGCCCGTGAGCGTGCCACTGCGTCGCACGCTCGAGCGCCTGCGGCTCGCCTCGCCCACGCTCCCGCTGATCGGCAACGTGGACGGGAAGCCCTATCCGATGGGCCCGGACGTCGTTCCCGAGATGATCGACCGGCTCGCTTCTCAGGTTGCGTCTCCGGTTCAGTTCGTGAAGGGGCTCGAGACGCTGTACGAAATGGGTGCCCGCGTCTTCGTCGAGGTGGGGCCGAAGAAGGCGTTGCACGGCTTCGCGGAGGATGTGCTCGCGGCGCGCGATGACGTGGTGACGCTCTTCACGAACCATCCGAAAGTTGGAGATGTCGCCTCCTTCGATCAGGCGTTATGCGGCCTGTGGGCGGCGGGTCTGGGCCTCGGTCGCGACGCCGTCGCGAGTCGGCCCGCCGCATCTTCGGCGGCATCGGCTGCCATGTCCGCATCGATGGCCCCGATTGCTTCGTCCACTCCGCCCGTCGTGGCGCCGGTCGGCGAGGCCCGCTACGCGGAGCTGGGAAAGTTGTTCTCGGAATTCCTCGAGCGAGGCTCGCGGATCCTGCACTCGGACGATGGCCCTCGTAGCACCGCTCCCCCGGTCGTCAGTGGCGCAGGCCTCGGCCTGCCCGGTCGCGAGAACGTCTTCGATGACGGCAACGTGCAGCACATCCTGGACGGCGAGCAGGAGATCGACCTGATTCCCACGCGCTTCCGCCACGCGATGCTGGACAAGAACATCACGCGCCTGGTGAAGTCGGAGGGTGAGCCCCACTTCGAGGCGATCGGCAGCTCGTCCGAGGTGATCAAGCTCGCTGCCCGCGCAGGTCACCACGACCTGGCGGAGGAATTCGGCGTACCGCGCGAGCGCACCCTGGCGCTCGACGTGACGACAAAGCTCGCGATGGGTGCAGGTCTCGAGGCGATGCGCGATGCCGGGCTTCCGCTCGTGATGCGCTACCGCACCACGACGAAGGGAACGAAGCTCCCGGACCGTTGGATGCTCCCCGAGGATCTGCGCGACGAGACAGGTGTCATCTTCGCAAGTGCCTTTCCCGGCTACGACTCCTTCGCGGACGAGCTGAACCGCTACCACGCCGATCACGCCCGCACCCAGCGAGAGGAGCTGCTGCGCGAGTTGCTTGGCCGCGCACGCGAGGAAGGCAGTGCCAGCCAGGTGCTCGCCACGGAGATCGAGCGGCGACTGCACGAGCTGGCCGAAGAGCAGGCAGAGGAGGCGTATGAGTTCGATCGACGCTTCTTGTTCCGGGTCCTGCCCATGGCGCACGCCCAGTTTGCCGAGTACGTGGGCGCACGCGGACCGAACACCCACGTGAACTCGGCCTGCGCCAGCACGACGCAGGCCTTCGCCCTCGCCGAGGATTGGATCGCCGCGGGCCGCTGCCGACGCGTCGTCGTGATCGGCGCCGACGACGTCACGACGGATCAGTTGCTCGAGTGGGTAGGATCCGGCTTCCTGGCCACCGGTGCCGCAGCAACGGACGACGTGGTGGAAGAGGCCGCGTTGCCCTTCGATCGCCGCCGCCACGGCATGATCCTGGGGATGGGCGCCGTCGGGATCGTGATCGAGGCCCCGGCTTGCCTGCAGGAACGCGGGCTACGTCCGATCTGCGACGTGCTGAGCACCGTCACTGCGAACAGCGCGTTCCACGGCACGCGCCTGGACGTCCAGCACATCGCCGGGGTGATGGAGCGGCTGGTGGCCCAGGCAGAGCATCGGGCAGGCCTGGACCGGCGCGCGATTGCCCGTGAGCTGCTGTTCGTTTCCCACGAGACCTACACGCCGGCTCGTGGCGGGAGCGCATCGGCCGAGGTGGAGGCGCTTCGCCATGTCTTCGGCGACGCGGCGGCCGAGATCGTCGTGGCCAACACCAAGGGCCTGACCGGGCACCCGATGGGCGTTGGCATCGAGGATGTCGTTGCGGTGAAGGCGCTCGAGACGGGCACCGTGCCGCCGGTGCCGAACTACCGTGAGCCCGATCCGGACCTCGGGCCGCTGCATCTCTCTCGCGGCGGCAGCTACCCGGTGCGTTACGCGCTGCGGCTCGGAGCGGGATTCGGCTCCCAGATCAGCATGTCGCTCCTGCGTTGGGCGCCGACTCCCGACGGCAGCCGTCCCTGCGCGGACGAGCTGGGCTACGAGACCCGCCTCGAGGACGCGAGCGCCTACCGCAATTGGCTGGCGCGCGTGACCGGCCACGATGAGGCCGAGGCGGAACGTGTGGGCCGCACGCTGCGGGTTCGCGACGTGGGAGCGCCGACGGGCTTCGTCTCGGCTGCGCCGGCAGCGGTTGCGATTGCTCCAGCCCCGGAAACGTCTCGCGTCGCAGAGCCGGCCTCGTCTGCGCCAACGACAACGGCCGAGGGAGAGGAGGCGGCAATCCTCGAGCGGGTGCTGGCGATCGTCGCGAAGGCGACGGGCTATCCGACGGACATGCTCGATCCGGATCTGGACCTGGAGGCGGATCTGGGCATCGATACGGTCAAGCAGGCGGAGACGTTCGCGGCGATTCGCGAAGGTTGGGACATTCCCCGGGATGAGAACCTGAAGCTGCGTGACTACCCGACGATCGCGCATGCGGTGCAGTTCGTGGTCGAGCGGATGCCGGAGTCGGCGCGTGGCGATGCGCCGCCGGCCGGGTCGCCGCCCGCTTCCGCGTCAACCGCCTCGGCTGAGGGAGAAGAGGCCGCGATCCTGGAGCGGGTGCTGGCGATCGTCGCAAAGGCGACGGGCTATCCGACGGACATGCTCGATCCGGATCTGGACCTGGAGGCGGATCTGGGCATCGATACGGTCAAGCAGGCGGAGACGTTCGCGGCGATTCGCGAGGGTTGGGACATTCCCCGGGATGAGAACCTGAAGCTGCGTGACTACCCGACGATCGCCCACGCCGTGCAGTTCGTGCTCGATCGCAAGGCGGGGGATGCGGGCGCGCCAGCGAAGTCATCTCCCGACGCATCGGAGGCCAAGGCTTCCAAAGATCCGGGTGCGCCAACGCGAGCAACCGCCGCCGCAAGCGATGCCCTTCGGCCACCACGGGGTGTCGACGAGGCCGGGATGGCTCAGCTGCGCAGAGTTCCCGTGATCGCGCTGCGGCCCGAACTGGAGCGCTGCAAGGAGACGGGTATCGCGCTCACGGCCGGGGATCGGGTGGCGCTGCTCGCGGATGCGGGCGGGGTGGGCGAAGCCCTTGCAAGCCGCCTTACGGAGCGCAAGGTGGAGGTCATTGGCCTCGACGCCCAGGCCGACGGCGCTGCGTTGGTGCGGAAGCTGGCCAAGCTCCGTGCGAAGGGGCCGATCGCGGGCCTGTATTGGCTGCCAGCTCTCGACCCGGCTGGCGATCCGGACGAGATCGGCCTCGCCGAATGGCGCGCGAGCCTCGATGCGCGCGTCAAGCGGCTGGTCGGAGTGGCGCGTGAGTTGTACGACGACCTGGGCGAAACCGGTCGCTTCCTGGTGGCCGCCACCAGGATGGGTGGCCGGCACGGCCTGGGAGGCGAGCCGCTGCCTGCGCCGGAGGGCGGCGCGGTCGCAGGTTTCGTGAAGGCGTTCGGGCGCGAGCGCCCAGCAGCGCTCTCGAAAGTTGTCGACTTCGCCGGAAACGCAGGTCCAGAGGAGGTGGCGGAGGCACTCCTGGCGGAGACGCTGCGCGACCCCGGAACGGTGGAGGTAGGGATCGCTGCTGGTGTGCGCGCCGGGGTGGCGCTCGACGAGCGGCCTTCCGAGGATGGAGGGGGACTCGCGCTCGATTCGAAGAGCGTCTTCTGGGTGACAGGCGCGGCGGGCAGCATTGTCTCGGCAATCGTCGCGGATCTGGCGGCCGGAGTGGGTGGCGGTGTCTTCCACCTGCTCGACCTGGCCCCGGCGCCTGATCTCGAGGATCCGGACGTGCTGCGCTTTGGCACCGACCGGGACGGTCTGCGTCGCGAGATCATGGAAAGGATGCGTGCGAAGGGCGGGCGGGTGACTCCCGTCCAGGTTGAGAGGGAGCTCTCCCGCATCGAGCGCGTGCATGCCGCCGCGGTCGCGGTGCAGGCCGTGCGCACAGCGGGTGGCGAGGCTCACTGGCATACGTTGGATCTCACCGATGGCGAGGCGGTCGCGAAGCTCGGGGAAGAGCTCCTGTCCGGCGGCGGAAGCGTCGACGTACTGATCCACGCAGCGGGTCTCGAGCGAAGCCGGGCGTTGCCCGACAAGACGGACGATGAGTTCGATCTCGTCTTCGACGTGAAATGCGATGGCTGGTTCAATCTGATCCGGGCGCTTCGTGGTACGCAAGTGCGAGCCACGGTCGCATTCAGCTCCATCTCGGGCCGGTTCGGAAACGCGGGGCAAACGGACTACAGCGCGGCGAACGACCTGCTGTGCAAGTTCGCGTCCCACATCTCCGCGGTCCGCCCCGGCACCCGGGCATTGGCCATCGATTGGACCGCCTGGTCCGGCATCGGTATGGCCTCGCGTGGTTCCATTCCCGAAGTGATGGCCCGCGCGGGCATCGACATGCTTTCCCCGGAAGCGGGCATTCCCATCGTCCGTCAGGAGCTGTTGGGGAGTTCGCGCTGCGGAGAGGTACTCATCGCGGGAGCGCTTGGCGTGATGGAGGCGGAACGCGATCCGACGGGAGGCCTCAGCGTCGAAAAGGAGAGGTCGTTGGGCGCGCTGGGCCTCCAGATCACCGGCCTCGCAGGCGGCGGCATCGTGCGTGCGGAGGCCTTGCTGCAGCCGGACGACCAACCCTTCTTGGATCATCACCGTATCGAGGGCACTCCGGTGCTCCCCGGCGTGATGGGGCTCGAGGCCTTCGCCGAATTGGCATCGGCGATCGCGCCGGACCGCCATGTCGTCGTCGCGTTCGAGGACGTGTCCTTCCTGGCACCCTTCAAATTCTATCGCGACGAGCCGCGAAAGATCCTGCTGGAAGCACGCATGGCGCCGGCGAAGGAGGGCGATGGTTGGATTGCCCACTGCCGGATGCTGGGCGAGCGGATGCTGCCGGGACGCGATGAGCCCCAGGTCACGGTGCATTTCCGCGCATCCGTGCGCCTCGCGGCCGAACCGCCCACGGAGGAATCGGTAGCGGTGCCCAAGGGAGAGCCGCGCGTCGGGGTGGACACGATCTACCAGCTCTATTTCCACGGGCCGGCTTACCGCGTGCTTGCGGGTGCCTTCGGCGATGGTGAGCGAGTGGTTGGCTGCATGGCGCAGGAGTTGCCAGCTCATCATCATCCCGAGGATTCGCCGCTCGCGTCGCGTCCACTCTTGCTCGAACTCTGCTTCCAGGCCGCGGGGCTCGGGGAGATGGCGGGCACGGGCAGGATGGCGCTGCCCAGCGCGATCGCTCGTGTTGAGTTGCCTCACGATCCGCCGTCGCCGGGTGAGGAATTGCGAGCCGTGGTGGAGGAGGGCGGGAAGGACGCGTTCGTCGTCGACGCGAACGGTCGGGTGCGGCTGCGCATGCGGGGCTACGCCACGACCGCCCTACCAGGGGAGCTTCCCGATGCGCTGCGGGATCCGCTGCGGTCCGGGCTGAAGGAGCAGGGATGA